From Rutidosis leptorrhynchoides isolate AG116_Rl617_1_P2 chromosome 3, CSIRO_AGI_Rlap_v1, whole genome shotgun sequence, a single genomic window includes:
- the LOC139898048 gene encoding embryogenesis-associated protein EMB8-like: METSISPYKLLFRALTLIPISHYLLIAVFLSIVFVYNLLEIHILQDFFAGFSGNSVSLTFNWSSDLYTEVVSKCHLLHGRYLATPWLSSPHLQTILLNVLVKTPSFTYKRDIFRTSDGGTIALDWLMHSDVSDTRLNETNTVCADIPLLIVVPGLTSDSNSPYIKEIAYKMAKHGWNVVVSNHRGLGGVPLTSECFYTAGKSDDLGEIVNHLHRTHPETPLYAIGTSLGANILVKYLGEDGIKVPLVGAVAISNPWDLLIGDRFFTRGIMQRFYNRVLGSSLKGAAKLHQEAYARLSDWEGIEKSRSIRDFNNYSARIAGNFETIDAFHRWASSARLVTNVSVPLLCVNAIDDPVCTDEAIPYDEIRLNKNIVLATTQHGGHIAFFEGMSGKSLWWIRVVEEYLSNLNASPSMSKQQMQRFKKSSK, translated from the exons ATGGAAACATCCATTTCACCATACAAGTTGTTATTCAGAGCGTTAACTCTCATACCCATTTCTCACTACCTTTTAATAGCAGTTTTCTTATCAATTGTTTTTGTATACAATTTACTTGAAATTCATATTTTACAAGACTTTTTTGCTGGATTTTCTGGTAATTCTGTTTCTTTGACCTTCAATTGGTCTTCCGATTTGTACACTGAAGTTGTATCCAAGTGTCATCTGCTTCATGGAAG ATATTTGGCGACTCCATGGCTGTCTAGTCCACATCTTCAGACAATTTTGTTAAATGTTTTAGTCAAGACTCCTAGTTTCACCtacaaaag AGATATATTTCGCACTTCTGATGGCGGAACAATAGCGTTGGATTGGCTGATGCACTCTGATG TTTCGGATACAAGATTGAACGAAACTAATACAGTTTGTGCTGATATTCCTCTTCTGATAGTCGTCCCTGGACTAACAAGCGATTCCAATTCTCCT TATATTAAGGAGATTGCATATAAGATGGCGAAACATGGATGGAACGTTGTTGTAAGTAATCATCGGGGACTAGGAGGCGTTCCACTTACT TCCGAGTGCTTCTATACTGCTGGAAAATCGGATGATTTAGGTGAAATAGTGAATCATCTTCATCGCACACATCCTGAAACTCCTCTTTATGCTATTGGAACTAGCCTTGGTGCCAATATTCTG GTAAAATATTTGGGTGAAGATGGGATTAAAGTCCCGCTCGTTGGAGCTGTAGCTATCAGTAATCCTTGGGACCTTTTA ATTGGCGACAGATTCTTCACACGTGGGATTATGCAGAGGTTCTATAACAGAGTTTTAGGGAGTTCATTAAAAGGCGCAGCCAAGTT GCACCAAGAAGCCTATGCCCGCCTATCAGATTGGGAAGGAATAGAGAAG TCACGTTCAATTCGAGACTTCAATAATTATTCTGCTCGAATAGCTGGAAACTTTGAG ACAATTGATGCATTTCACAGATGGGCTAGCAGTGCCCGTTTGGTCACCAATGTGTCGGTCCCACTTCTGTGTGTCAATGCTATAGATGATCCTGTCTGTACTGATGAAGCCATTCCTTATGATGAGATACG ATTAAACAAAAATATTGTTCTTGCTACCACACAACATGGAGGACACATTGCATTTTTTGAAGGAATGTCTGGAAAAAGCTTGTG GTGGATAAGGGTTGTTGAAGAATACCTCTCCAATTTAAATGCAAGCCCATCAATGAGCAAACAGCAG ATGCAAAGGTTTAAAAAATCGTCTAAATGA